A genomic segment from Chitinophaga niabensis encodes:
- a CDS encoding nucleotidyltransferase family protein translates to MKEKQRSLQEHLKYGIVILAAGTSRRLGTPKQFLLYKGDTLLNNAIKTATEVNAGALVVILGAETATLNVPVIHNPDHNEGMASSIRHGVQYMKERVENIILMVCDQPHVNAAHLSALIAKHKTTGARIVASYYEDRKGVPALFDQTLFPELLSLTGDTGAKRIIEKHEADTAIVPFPPGAIDIDTEEAYQALITATPGK, encoded by the coding sequence ATGAAAGAAAAACAGAGATCATTGCAGGAACATCTTAAATATGGCATTGTTATCCTGGCTGCCGGAACATCCCGCAGGCTGGGCACACCCAAGCAATTCCTTCTCTACAAGGGAGATACTTTGCTGAACAATGCTATTAAAACGGCCACTGAAGTAAATGCCGGTGCCCTGGTAGTAATACTTGGTGCTGAAACAGCAACATTAAATGTACCTGTTATACACAATCCTGATCACAATGAAGGAATGGCATCCTCTATTCGCCATGGTGTTCAGTACATGAAGGAACGGGTGGAGAACATCATCCTCATGGTCTGTGATCAGCCACATGTAAATGCAGCACACCTCTCCGCCTTAATAGCCAAACACAAAACAACAGGTGCCAGGATCGTTGCCAGCTATTATGAGGATAGAAAAGGAGTGCCTGCTTTATTTGACCAAACACTTTTCCCTGAACTCTTATCCCTCACCGGCGATACAGGCGCCAAACGTATCATTGAAAAACACGAGGCAGATACCGCCATTGTTCCTTTTCCACCGGGAGCTATTGATATCGATACGGAGGAGGCCTACCAGGCATTAATTACTGCAACGCCTGGTAAGTAA